One Chloroflexota bacterium genomic window, TCCATCCGGCGAAACAGCAGCCGGATCTGTGGTAAGGCTAAAGGCGAAGGATGAGCGCGCACGTGACTATCAAGCCGCAATCGACGCTTGTGCTCGTCCACGACGTCGTCAATGATTTCGTGGACGTGAATGATCCAGGGTATGACCCCGGGCTAAAACTGGTACTGGACAATATTCACGTTCTCCTAGCGGCCGCTCGCAGGGCCGGTCTCGCCGTTGCCTTCATCGCGCCAGGTCAGGGCGACCCCTCCATCGGACCGGCACCTAGAGGCGATAGCGGTCGCCTGCTCTGGGGTACGGCCGGAGTCGATATTCCCGTTCAGTTCGGGCCGCTGCCCGGTGAGACGGTGGTTCGGAAGCCGCGGTGGGGAGGATTCTTCGGCAGCAACCTGATCTCCCATTTTCGCGAGCTTGGATGCGACACAATGATCATCTGCGGGCTGTCGTTGTCCGGGGGGATCGAGACAACCGTGCGTGACGCGTTCAACTTCGATCTGCAGTCGGTGGTCGTCTACGACGCCTGC contains:
- a CDS encoding isochorismatase family cysteine hydrolase; amino-acid sequence: MTIKPQSTLVLVHDVVNDFVDVNDPGYDPGLKLVLDNIHVLLAAARRAGLAVAFIAPGQGDPSIGPAPRGDSGRLLWGTAGVDIPVQFGPLPGETVVRKPRWGGFFGSNLISHFRELGCDTMIICGLSLSGGIETTVRDAFNFDLQSVVVYDACLTRAVSDQGWGPVSREDVLRVTLSVLAQRFARVATTRVICDELSELPPTGGREESWDPAGLAADSRRE